In the Clostridium cellulovorans 743B genome, AATATCAGCATTAAATAATCCTTCTTTGGCATTAAAGATAGGAAGTAGTGGAGATGAAGTAATTCAACTTCAAGTGAACTTAACTAGATTAGGTTATGATACAAATGGTGCTGATGGAGTTTTTGGACAAAATACATATGATGCTGTAGTGGCTTTCCAAACAGCAAAAGGCTTAACCGCAGATGGAATAGTCGGTGCAGCAACTAAAAATGCTATAACAGAAGCACTTAAAAATGTAGGAACTAGTAATAACAACACAAGCTCTTCTCAACAGATAGCATTAAAGAAAGCCCTTGCTATTACTTCATCTTTTGAAGGTAGTGGTTTTGTAAATGTTACTGGTAATTTTGATGGACAAGGAATATCTGTAGGAGCTTTACAATGGAATATTGGACAAGGCTCTCTTCAGCCATTATTAAGAAGGATGGATACAGAAAACAATGCGTTAACAAGACAAATTTTTGGGAGCAACTATGATAGCTTTCACAATATGTTAAGTAAATCTCAATCGGAACAATTAGCTTGGGCAAAAAGTATAAATAACTCTAGTAACAAGATCGTTGAACCGTGGAACAGTCAAATAAAAGCTTTATGTGGAACAGTACAATTCCAGCAAATTCAAATGGATGCAGTGAAACCTGTTGCAGATAGGGCCTTAGCTATATGTCAAAAGTATAACCTAAAGTCAGAAAGAGCTTTTGCATTAGCTTTTGATATAGCAACACAAAATGGAAGTGTTTCATCAACAGCAGATTCAATTATAAAAAGTAAAGTTACAGCAAGTACAACGGAAAAGGAAAAGTTAGTGATAATAGCTACTGCTGTTGCTGATTGTAGTAAGGCGATTTACAGAAATGATGTATATTCAAGAAAAATGACTATTGTAAATGGTTCAGGAACTGTTCATGGAAGCTACGTTAATGTTGACGTTAAATATGGTCTAAGCGACGCCGCTTTTAGATAGTATAAAACACTGGTTTTGTAAAATTTTACACATTATTAACGTTAATTTATCATTTAAAATATATACAAAATATTATAAATAAAGTAAAATAAATATATAAAATTATATTTATGTATAAGTTGTGATAAAGAATTTTCATATAATATATTGAAATTTCGATGATGGAACTTACGTATAGATACCCAAAATGAAAACTTTGGTTATTCATAAATATTTTTGTTGATATTACTAAATCTTAAAGCGGTAAATCTGAAACAATATTTCAATTTATGGCTCAGGGTATCTATAATTAGAAATATAAAAATTTTAAAAGAGGATATGGTTAAAATGAGTATATTTATACCGTTTTTTGTAGGTTTTATAGTAGCTACTGTTTTCATTATTTATGACAAGAAAAAAAAATAACGTAACTTCAAGTATTAGTCTAATCAAGCCTTTAGAAAATTAATATATATTTCTGAAGAATAAATATAGGGGGTGAAAAATTATGACAAATTTTGAAACTTGCACAATGGATGAGTTAGTTTTAATCGATGGTGGTGACTGGAGTTGGAAGAGCCTTGCTCAATCAACTGTTAGTGGTGCTGTTGGTGGTGCTATTGCAGGATCAGCTGGTGGAACAGTTACTCTTCCAGTAGTAGGAACTGTAGGTGGCGGAGTTGGCGGCGGTATATTAGGCGCTGTTGGTGGTGCTGCAGCATATCTTGTTTGCGGTTGGTGGTAAACTACATATTATCTTTAATTAGCAGAGGTCCAAAAGACCTCTGTTAATTATTTGCAAACATAAAGAAGGATTGATTATAATGAGAATTATAAATATTTTAGGTCTTGTTATCGTTATAGCCATTAATATGATTACACCAATATTAATTAGTAAGAATGTAGAGAGGTTTTTTAGAGAGACTGATTTAGTAGAAGAAACACTAGCAAAAATTAAGAAGCAACAAAATTTTCAAAATTTAATTATAATAATATCTATTTTTTTATTTGCTTTTTTCTTTTCTAATTTTTTTAGTAAGAATGAATTTACTAGATTCATTATGATGTTGTCACCATTTATATTTATAATTATCATCTTAGTATATAGTAGTATAATTTATCATCCTATATATGTAAAGGTAAGAGGGATTGAAACTACTATAAAGGAAGAAGTTAAGGATACCTTTAGAGCTGCGATAGTTTTGTTGTTACCAAGCTTTGTTATAGTTTTGGTCAAAGTTGAATTTATTAATAAAGTTTTGATAAATCAGTTTGTAAACATATTTATATCTGTATTTATAATTATAGGTATAAATTTAATTTATCCTTATGTCTTTTATTTTTCTTTAAGGGCAGAAGCGATAAAGTTTCCAAATTTAAATGATATAGTATTAGAATTTTTAGAACAACATAATATTAAAAAAGTAAAGGTATATCAATGGCCCGCAGTTAAGGGTAAAATGGCTAATGCCTTAGTAGGTGGTCTAATCATTAAAAAAATTTTTATATCAGATTATCTTATAGAAAATATGGAAGTTGACGAGCTTAAAGCTATATTAGCTCATGAGATAGGGCATATAAAGAAATATCATTTATGGATTAAGGTTACTTTACTAATTTTAGCTTATCCAATTTTCACATTTATAGGATACATGATGGATAGTGTAGAGTTATATTTTTCTATAAAAATTCCGATACCTATAGGAATTACTTTCTTTGTAGGTTGTTTAAGTATATATTTTAGTATTATCTATATGTTTTTTTCTAGATACCAAGAATATAAAGCCGATGAGTATGCTCTTAAAAGTGGAATAGAAGCTGAAATTTTAATATCTGCTTTTACAAAACTTGCGAAATTGAACAATTCTTTATTAAAAGTCGATGAAAAAGAGGAACGAATTCAAACCCATCCATCATTTAATAATAGAATAGAAAGATTAAGAAAACTTAGCTTAAAATAAAGGAGGTAGATAAAATAATTATCTACCTCTTTCGATATTCTTTTATAGAACCAATAGTAGTATTGTTAGGAAGCCTCAGCAGTTTAGTTTTTGCATTACCGATCTTTTGAGAAGTGTAAATTCCATGATAACCAGAAAATAAGTAACTAATTATACAAGCAATAAATAAGTATATAACTGCCTCACCATGAAATAATTCTAATCCTAAAAAGAAGGAAGCAATTGGAGTATTAGTTGCACCACAAAATACAGCAACTAGTCCCAGTCCAGCTAAGAAGATAGGAGATAGATCTAAAATTCCTCCTAATGCATTTCCAAAGGTGGAGCCAACAAAGAAGAAAGGGGTAACTTCACCACCTTGAAAGCCTGTTCCTAAAGTGATAGATGTGAAAATTATCTTTCCTAAAAAAGCAAGCTTGGGCACACCTTCATTAAAAGAGGCTGATATATATGGAAGTCCAAGGCCTAAATATTCTCTTGTTCCTATAAGTAAAGTTAATAATATTATGATTACGCCACCGATGATACTCTTTATCATTGGGTTTTTAAATAGTTTAGAAAATATTTTTTTACAGCTATGAATACCTTCACTAAAAAGTATGCTTACTAAGCCAAATAGTAAAGAGGCTATAATTACTTTTAATAATACCATTGTTGACAATTCTGGAATACCACTTAGAGCGTAGTGAGAGTGTTTTGCTCCTAAAACAGTTGTAACTAAGTTTCCAACAAAACTTGCAATAAAACAAGGAATTAAAGCACTATATTCCATAGTTCCAATTGCAATTACTTCCATTCCAAA is a window encoding:
- a CDS encoding peptidoglycan-binding domain-containing protein, yielding MAINLINSISALLSGTSNTSATKTANETKTATATANLVAAASTSDSLSISGTLQKGSTGQEVMDLQNALKKLGYFTSTVDGDFGDLTKSAVIKFQAAKGLTQDGIVGTETKAAISDALTAASALKLGSSGEAVKELQVNLTKLGFDTKGTDGVFGQNTYNAVVAFQNSRGLTADGIVGLNTKNAIDTAISALNNPSLALKIGSSGDEVIQLQVNLTRLGYDTNGADGVFGQNTYDAVVAFQTAKGLTADGIVGAATKNAITEALKNVGTSNNNTSSSQQIALKKALAITSSFEGSGFVNVTGNFDGQGISVGALQWNIGQGSLQPLLRRMDTENNALTRQIFGSNYDSFHNMLSKSQSEQLAWAKSINNSSNKIVEPWNSQIKALCGTVQFQQIQMDAVKPVADRALAICQKYNLKSERAFALAFDIATQNGSVSSTADSIIKSKVTASTTEKEKLVIIATAVADCSKAIYRNDVYSRKMTIVNGSGTVHGSYVNVDVKYGLSDAAFR
- a CDS encoding Blp family class II bacteriocin codes for the protein MTNFETCTMDELVLIDGGDWSWKSLAQSTVSGAVGGAIAGSAGGTVTLPVVGTVGGGVGGGILGAVGGAAAYLVCGWW
- a CDS encoding M48 family metalloprotease gives rise to the protein MRIINILGLVIVIAINMITPILISKNVERFFRETDLVEETLAKIKKQQNFQNLIIIISIFLFAFFFSNFFSKNEFTRFIMMLSPFIFIIIILVYSSIIYHPIYVKVRGIETTIKEEVKDTFRAAIVLLLPSFVIVLVKVEFINKVLINQFVNIFISVFIIIGINLIYPYVFYFSLRAEAIKFPNLNDIVLEFLEQHNIKKVKVYQWPAVKGKMANALVGGLIIKKIFISDYLIENMEVDELKAILAHEIGHIKKYHLWIKVTLLILAYPIFTFIGYMMDSVELYFSIKIPIPIGITFFVGCLSIYFSIIYMFFSRYQEYKADEYALKSGIEAEILISAFTKLAKLNNSLLKVDEKEERIQTHPSFNNRIERLRKLSLK
- a CDS encoding voltage-gated chloride channel family protein, producing the protein MSEIKEKFFLSVEKVHHVALLANLIKWTAIASIVGIVVGSLSALFLESLNLVTNTRLNHPWLLFLLPLAGAFVSFLYSKYGKTSSQGNNLILDQIHGGDNGIPLRMAPLVFIGTIITHLFGGSAGREGTAVQIGGSIAEYIGKILKLDKTDRRIILMCGISSGFGSVFGTPLAGTIFGMEVIAIGTMEYSALIPCFIASFVGNLVTTVLGAKHSHYALSGIPELSTMVLLKVIIASLLFGLVSILFSEGIHSCKKIFSKLFKNPMIKSIIGGVIIILLTLLIGTREYLGLGLPYISASFNEGVPKLAFLGKIIFTSITLGTGFQGGEVTPFFFVGSTFGNALGGILDLSPIFLAGLGLVAVFCGATNTPIASFFLGLELFHGEAVIYLFIACIISYLFSGYHGIYTSQKIGNAKTKLLRLPNNTTIGSIKEYRKR